One segment of Gammaproteobacteria bacterium DNA contains the following:
- a CDS encoding NADH-quinone oxidoreductase subunit D, protein MAEIRNYSLNFGPQHPAAHGVLRLVLELDGEVVERADPHIGLLHRGTEKLAESKPYNQSIGYMDRLDYVSMMCNEHGYVLAIERLLGIEAPLRAQYIRVMFDEITRILNHLMWLGAHALDIGAMSVFLYAFREREDLMDCYEAVSGTRMHATYYRPGGVYRDLPDSMPQHQASGRRSEKELRRLNEDRQGSLLDFVAAFTERFPGLVDEYETLLTDNRIWKQRTVGIGVVPPERALQLGFSGPMIRGSGIAWDLRKKQSYEVYDRLDFDIPVGVNGDCYDRYLVRVEEMRQSNRIIRQCVDWLRENPGPVMAGDGKVVPPQRERMKGEMEALIHHFKLFSEGYGVPAGEVYAAVEAPKGEFGVYLVSDGANKPYRVKVRAPGFAHLAALDEMVRGHMLADVVAIIGTLDIVFGEIDR, encoded by the coding sequence GTGGCTGAGATCCGCAACTACTCCCTGAACTTCGGCCCCCAGCACCCGGCGGCGCACGGTGTGCTGCGGCTCGTGCTGGAGCTGGACGGCGAGGTCGTCGAGCGCGCCGATCCGCACATCGGGCTGCTGCACCGGGGCACGGAGAAGCTGGCCGAGTCGAAGCCCTACAACCAGAGCATCGGCTACATGGACCGTCTCGACTACGTGTCCATGATGTGCAACGAGCACGGCTACGTCCTCGCCATCGAGAGGCTGCTGGGGATCGAGGCGCCGCTGCGGGCGCAGTACATCCGGGTGATGTTCGACGAGATCACGCGGATCCTGAATCACCTGATGTGGCTCGGCGCGCACGCGCTCGACATCGGCGCGATGAGCGTGTTCCTCTACGCGTTCCGGGAGCGCGAGGACCTGATGGACTGCTACGAGGCGGTCTCGGGCACGCGCATGCACGCGACCTACTACCGGCCCGGAGGGGTGTACCGCGACCTGCCGGACAGCATGCCCCAGCACCAGGCCTCGGGGCGGCGCAGCGAGAAGGAGCTGCGCCGGCTCAACGAGGACCGTCAGGGGAGCCTCCTCGACTTCGTCGCGGCATTCACCGAGCGCTTTCCCGGTCTGGTCGACGAGTACGAGACGCTCCTGACCGACAACCGCATCTGGAAGCAGCGGACCGTCGGGATCGGCGTGGTCCCGCCGGAGCGGGCCCTGCAGCTGGGATTCTCGGGGCCGATGATCCGGGGCTCGGGAATCGCCTGGGACCTCCGCAAGAAGCAGTCCTACGAGGTCTACGACCGCCTGGACTTCGACATACCGGTCGGGGTGAACGGGGACTGCTACGACCGCTACCTCGTGCGCGTGGAGGAGATGCGCCAGTCGAACCGGATCATCCGCCAGTGCGTCGACTGGCTGCGGGAGAATCCCGGGCCCGTGATGGCGGGCGACGGAAAGGTGGTGCCCCCGCAGCGTGAGCGCATGAAGGGCGAGATGGAGGCACTCATCCACCACTTCAAGCTCTTTTCCGAAGGCTACGGCGTGCCCGCCGGCGAGGTCTACGCCGCGGTCGAGGCCCCGAAGGGCGAGTTCGGGGTCTACCTGGTCTCGGACGGGGCCAACAAGCCCTACCGGGTGAAGGTGCGGGCGCCGGGGTTCGCGCACCTGGCGGCCCTCGACGAGATGGTCCGGGGCCACATGCTGGCCGATGTGGTCGCGATCATCGGAACGCTCGACATCGTATTCGGGGAGATCGACCGCTGA
- a CDS encoding NAD(P)H-dependent oxidoreductase subunit E, producing the protein MSPVPARKSELLPAHARALIDHWLAKYPADRRQSGVLAALREVQHGNGGHLTTDLIEAVADYLGLAPIEVYEVATFYSMFELKPVGRHSISVCTNVSCMLRGADAILAHIERRLGIRLGESTPDGKFHLKREEECLAACCGAPMMQVDHVYYEHLTPEKVDEILDGIE; encoded by the coding sequence ATGAGCCCGGTGCCGGCGAGGAAGAGCGAGTTGCTGCCGGCGCACGCGCGGGCGCTGATCGACCACTGGCTCGCCAAGTACCCGGCCGATCGGCGCCAGTCGGGGGTCCTCGCCGCGCTGCGCGAGGTGCAGCACGGTAACGGTGGGCACCTCACGACGGACCTGATCGAGGCCGTGGCCGATTATCTCGGTCTCGCGCCGATCGAGGTCTACGAGGTCGCCACGTTCTACTCCATGTTCGAGTTGAAGCCGGTTGGCCGCCACAGCATCTCCGTGTGCACCAACGTCTCCTGCATGCTGCGCGGCGCCGACGCCATCCTTGCGCACATCGAAAGGCGTCTCGGGATCCGGCTCGGGGAGAGCACCCCGGACGGCAAGTTCCACCTGAAGCGCGAGGAGGAGTGCCTGGCCGCGTGTTGCGGCGCGCCGATGATGCAGGTCGACCACGTCTACTACGAGCATCTCACCCCCGAGAAGGTGGACGAGATCCTCGACGGCATCGAGTGA
- a CDS encoding NADH-quinone oxidoreductase subunit A, with amino-acid sequence MLENYLPVLVFILVGIVFGVGPLVAGFVIGPRRPYDEKISPYECGFEPFGDARAPFDVRYYLVAILFILFDLEIAFLFPWAVVLDQIGLAGFVAMMLFLGILVVGFVYEWKKGALEWE; translated from the coding sequence ATGCTGGAGAACTACCTCCCGGTCCTCGTGTTCATCCTCGTCGGCATCGTGTTCGGAGTCGGCCCCCTCGTCGCGGGATTCGTGATCGGCCCGCGGCGCCCCTACGACGAGAAGATCTCCCCCTACGAGTGCGGCTTCGAGCCCTTCGGGGACGCGCGCGCGCCCTTCGACGTGCGCTACTACCTGGTCGCCATCCTGTTCATCCTCTTCGATCTGGAGATCGCCTTCCTCTTCCCCTGGGCGGTGGTCCTGGACCAGATCGGCCTCGCGGGCTTCGTCGCGATGATGCTGTTCCTCGGCATCCTGGTCGTGGGATTCGTGTACGAGTGGAAGAAGGGAGCGCTCGAGTGGGAATAG
- a CDS encoding thioredoxin family protein, protein MAQITEILPYLLAGVLLAFVVMHVGIWLTTRQMIGHSAPEVADLLGDRLLPDGKTVLYFYNTDCSACLLMTPRVDRLAKQHPGVVKVNTREERELSKRLGVTATPTTIVLQNGKIVAALVGAQSERRLRKLFR, encoded by the coding sequence ATGGCCCAGATCACCGAAATCCTGCCCTACCTGCTTGCCGGGGTCCTCCTCGCCTTCGTCGTGATGCACGTCGGCATCTGGCTCACCACCCGGCAGATGATCGGACACTCGGCGCCCGAGGTCGCAGATCTCCTCGGCGACCGGCTGCTCCCGGACGGGAAGACGGTGCTCTATTTCTACAACACCGACTGTTCGGCCTGCCTCCTGATGACGCCCCGGGTGGACCGCCTGGCCAAGCAGCACCCGGGCGTCGTCAAGGTCAACACCCGTGAGGAGCGTGAGCTCTCCAAGCGCCTGGGGGTCACCGCGACGCCCACGACCATCGTCCTGCAGAACGGCAAGATCGTCGCCGCCCTGGTGGGCGCCCAGTCGGAGCGCCGGCTGCGCAAGCTGTTCCGTTAG
- a CDS encoding NADH-quinone oxidoreductase subunit C, whose amino-acid sequence MSESPPSRSQALALLLGERFGALGGGVSVCCGQVTLEVPPGTLLAVARTLRDEADLAFEQLVDLCGVDYLTYGVGEWSTSERATRTGFSRAALRPASAEPACPPERRFAVVSHLLSQRWNRRLRLRVYAPGEPPQVDSLVPVWSSANWFEREAFDLFGILFEGHPDLRRILTDYGFVGHPLRKDFPLGGHVEMRYDPERGRVVYEPVTVEPRVLVPRVVRGPGAQARGGDGEPGGSG is encoded by the coding sequence ATGAGCGAGTCACCACCGTCCCGCTCCCAGGCCTTGGCGCTCCTCCTCGGGGAGCGTTTCGGTGCGCTCGGGGGAGGGGTCTCGGTCTGCTGCGGCCAGGTGACGCTCGAGGTTCCCCCAGGAACGCTGCTCGCGGTGGCGCGGACGCTGCGCGACGAGGCGGACCTCGCCTTCGAGCAACTCGTCGATCTCTGTGGCGTGGACTACCTGACCTACGGTGTCGGTGAGTGGAGCACGAGCGAGCGGGCGACGCGCACCGGCTTCTCGCGCGCGGCTCTGCGCCCCGCGTCCGCCGAGCCCGCGTGTCCTCCGGAGCGCCGGTTCGCGGTGGTCTCCCACCTGCTCTCCCAGCGCTGGAACCGGCGCCTGCGCCTGCGCGTGTATGCGCCGGGAGAACCGCCACAGGTGGACTCGCTCGTCCCGGTGTGGAGCTCCGCAAACTGGTTCGAGCGCGAGGCCTTCGATCTGTTCGGGATCCTGTTCGAGGGGCACCCCGATCTGCGCCGGATCCTCACGGACTACGGCTTCGTCGGCCACCCGCTGCGCAAGGACTTCCCCCTCGGCGGCCACGTGGAGATGCGCTACGACCCCGAGCGGGGCCGTGTGGTCTACGAGCCGGTGACGGTCGAGCCGCGGGTCCTGGTGCCCCGGGTCGTTCGCGGTCCGGGTGCGCAGGCGCGGGGCGGTGACGGGGAGCCGGGTGGCAGTGGCTGA
- a CDS encoding triose-phosphate isomerase, with protein MNGSLTGADALVGAVVAGVKGLTGEVAICPPFVYLPRVRELLRGSPVALGAQNVSREDPGAFTGEVAAPMLRELDCRYVIVGHSERRALYAESDAMVADKFARVLRERLVPILCVGESLEERDAGRTEAVVARQLDAVIERVGVTELGRGVIAYEPVWAIGTGRTATPEQAQQVHAFIRGRVASRGAEVAAGLRILYGGSVKGSNAGGLFAMADIDGGLIGGASLIADEFLAICRAAG; from the coding sequence ATGAACGGCAGCCTGACGGGGGCGGACGCGCTCGTCGGTGCGGTCGTCGCGGGCGTGAAGGGCCTCACCGGCGAGGTGGCCATCTGCCCGCCGTTCGTCTACCTGCCGCGGGTCCGCGAGCTCCTGAGGGGCTCGCCGGTCGCGCTGGGCGCGCAGAACGTCTCGCGTGAGGACCCGGGTGCCTTCACGGGCGAGGTCGCGGCGCCCATGCTTCGGGAGCTCGACTGCAGGTACGTGATCGTCGGGCATTCGGAGCGCCGGGCCCTCTACGCGGAGAGCGACGCGATGGTCGCGGACAAGTTCGCGCGCGTGCTCCGTGAGAGGCTGGTGCCGATCCTCTGCGTGGGCGAGTCGCTCGAGGAGCGTGACGCAGGACGCACGGAGGCGGTGGTCGCGCGGCAGCTCGACGCTGTCATCGAGCGGGTCGGGGTGACCGAGCTCGGGAGGGGAGTGATCGCCTACGAGCCGGTGTGGGCGATCGGTACGGGGCGCACCGCCACGCCGGAGCAGGCGCAGCAGGTGCACGCATTCATCCGCGGGCGGGTGGCGTCCCGCGGCGCCGAGGTGGCCGCGGGGCTGCGGATCCTCTACGGCGGGAGCGTCAAAGGCAGCAACGCCGGAGGGTTGTTCGCAATGGCCGATATCGACGGTGGCCTGATCGGGGGGGCGTCCCTCATCGCCGATGAATTCCTGGCGATCTGCCGGGCCGCGGGCTGA
- a CDS encoding NADH-quinone oxidoreductase subunit B, giving the protein MGIEGVLREGVFTTTADQLINWARTGSLWPMTFGLACCAVEMMHAGASRYDLDRFGILFRPSPRQSDVMIVAGTLVNKMAPALRKVYDQMAEPRWVISMGSCANGGGYYHYSYSVVRGCDRIVPVDIYVPGCPPTAEALIYGILQLQNKIRRTSTIARR; this is encoded by the coding sequence GTGGGAATAGAGGGCGTTCTGCGCGAAGGGGTTTTCACCACCACCGCCGACCAGCTCATCAACTGGGCGCGCACGGGCTCGCTCTGGCCGATGACGTTCGGCCTGGCCTGTTGTGCCGTGGAGATGATGCACGCGGGCGCGTCGCGCTATGACCTGGACCGTTTCGGGATCCTGTTTCGACCGAGCCCGCGGCAGTCCGATGTGATGATCGTGGCCGGGACTCTGGTGAACAAGATGGCTCCCGCGCTACGCAAGGTCTACGACCAGATGGCGGAGCCTCGCTGGGTGATCTCCATGGGGTCCTGCGCCAACGGCGGCGGTTACTACCACTATTCCTATTCGGTGGTACGGGGCTGTGACCGCATCGTGCCCGTGGACATCTACGTGCCCGGCTGCCCGCCGACCGCGGAGGCGCTGATCTACGGCATCCTGCAGTTGCAGAACAAGATCCGGCGCACGAGCACCATCGCCCGCCGATGA
- a CDS encoding NADH-quinone oxidoreductase subunit G, whose product MSEDLLHIEIDGRALEARRGSTIIEVADANGIHIPRFCYHKKLSVAASCRMCLVQVEKVGKPVPACATPVAEGMKVHTRTPFVREAQRAVMEFLLVNHPLDCPICDQGGECELQDVAVGFGRDASRYREGKRVVQDEDIGALVATDLTRCILCTRCVRFGEEVAGVRELGAIGRGERSKISAFLGRTLDSELSGNAIDLCPVGALTSKPFRFTARSWEMTAHAAVSPHDAVGSNLSVHVRRGTVMRVVARENEEVNETWISDRDRFGYLGLSAADRLTAPRVRRAGRWEVVDWESALATVARGLESILAAGGAGRVGALASPGATLEEAFLLQGLVRGLGGDHVDHRLRERDTSDQALAPLAPGLGMPIAGLERVGAALLVGSNLRKDQPLLGHRLRKAALAGARVSAVGPVDYPFTFPLAGRVVTGPVGMLEALAGLAKALGAEAEGPVSGLVARASVDDGLRSIARSLAEGSPSVVLLGDLALAHPQASLLRALAQAIARASGAVLGTLPAGSNAAGAWLAGAVPHRRAGGVALARPGLSAGQMFDQGLDAFLCLGFEPGLDCWDGHRARQALGAAPLTVALTAFASPEWEELADVMLPVGVFVESAGTLVNAEGRWQSAEAAVAPPGDARPAWKVLRVLANLLGLPGFDYESPGEVREAVRATLAEGWAPEGGGRWEAPPVPAEEGGVVRVGELPIYAVDPLVRRAVALQQTRDAAPVVRLAPDVASREGLATGAFARVSQGAGEATVQVVVDERVAAGCAVVPSGVGVTVGLGPLFGPVRVVRA is encoded by the coding sequence ATGAGCGAGGACCTGCTCCACATCGAGATCGACGGCCGCGCCCTGGAGGCGCGCCGCGGCAGCACCATCATCGAGGTGGCCGACGCGAACGGGATCCACATCCCGCGTTTCTGCTACCACAAGAAGCTCTCCGTCGCGGCGAGCTGCCGGATGTGCCTGGTGCAGGTCGAGAAGGTCGGGAAGCCCGTGCCGGCCTGTGCCACCCCCGTCGCCGAGGGGATGAAGGTGCACACCCGCACGCCCTTTGTGCGCGAGGCGCAGCGGGCGGTGATGGAGTTCCTGCTCGTGAACCACCCGCTCGACTGCCCCATCTGTGACCAGGGCGGGGAGTGCGAGCTGCAGGACGTGGCCGTGGGCTTCGGCCGGGACGCCTCGCGGTACCGGGAGGGCAAGCGGGTCGTCCAGGACGAGGACATCGGCGCCCTGGTGGCGACCGACCTGACGCGCTGCATCCTGTGCACGCGCTGCGTGCGTTTCGGCGAAGAGGTCGCGGGTGTGCGGGAGCTCGGTGCCATCGGACGGGGGGAGCGCTCCAAGATCAGCGCCTTCCTCGGGCGGACCCTCGACTCCGAGCTCTCCGGCAACGCCATCGACCTCTGCCCCGTGGGGGCGCTCACCTCGAAGCCGTTCCGCTTCACGGCCCGGTCCTGGGAGATGACGGCGCACGCGGCCGTCTCGCCCCACGACGCGGTGGGCTCGAACCTCTCCGTGCACGTGCGCCGGGGGACGGTGATGCGCGTCGTCGCGCGGGAGAACGAGGAGGTCAACGAGACCTGGATCTCGGACCGGGACCGCTTCGGCTACCTGGGTCTCTCGGCGGCCGACCGGCTCACCGCTCCCAGGGTCCGGCGCGCCGGGCGCTGGGAGGTGGTGGATTGGGAGAGCGCGCTCGCGACCGTCGCGCGGGGCCTCGAGTCGATCCTCGCCGCAGGGGGGGCCGGGCGGGTGGGGGCGCTCGCATCCCCGGGTGCGACCCTGGAGGAGGCGTTCCTGCTCCAGGGGCTCGTGCGGGGGCTCGGCGGCGACCACGTGGACCACCGCCTGCGGGAGAGGGACACGAGCGATCAGGCGTTGGCGCCCCTCGCCCCCGGGCTTGGCATGCCCATCGCCGGGCTCGAGCGTGTGGGCGCCGCTCTGCTGGTGGGCTCGAATCTGCGCAAGGACCAACCGCTTCTCGGCCACCGCCTGCGCAAGGCGGCGCTCGCCGGGGCCCGCGTGTCGGCGGTGGGGCCGGTGGACTACCCTTTCACCTTCCCTCTCGCGGGACGGGTGGTGACAGGGCCGGTGGGGATGCTGGAGGCCCTCGCGGGCTTGGCCAAGGCGCTGGGCGCCGAGGCCGAGGGGCCGGTGAGCGGGCTCGTCGCGCGGGCGTCCGTGGACGACGGTTTGCGCTCGATCGCCCGTTCCCTCGCGGAGGGTTCGCCGTCGGTCGTCCTCCTCGGCGACCTCGCCCTGGCGCACCCCCAGGCCTCGCTCCTGCGGGCGCTCGCTCAGGCCATCGCCCGGGCCTCCGGGGCCGTGCTCGGGACGCTGCCGGCGGGCTCGAACGCCGCCGGGGCGTGGTTGGCCGGTGCGGTGCCGCACCGCCGGGCGGGGGGCGTGGCGCTGGCACGCCCTGGCTTGTCGGCCGGCCAGATGTTCGACCAGGGGCTGGACGCCTTCCTCTGCCTCGGCTTCGAGCCGGGCCTCGACTGCTGGGACGGCCATCGCGCCCGGCAGGCGCTGGGGGCGGCGCCCCTCACTGTGGCCCTCACGGCGTTTGCGAGCCCCGAGTGGGAGGAGTTGGCAGACGTGATGCTCCCGGTGGGTGTCTTCGTGGAGAGCGCCGGGACTCTCGTGAACGCGGAGGGTCGCTGGCAGAGCGCGGAGGCGGCCGTGGCTCCGCCCGGGGACGCCCGCCCGGCGTGGAAGGTCCTCCGGGTGCTCGCCAATCTCCTGGGGCTGCCCGGCTTCGACTACGAGAGTCCGGGCGAGGTGCGGGAGGCGGTCCGTGCCACCCTCGCCGAGGGGTGGGCCCCCGAGGGGGGCGGGCGCTGGGAGGCGCCGCCCGTGCCCGCGGAGGAGGGCGGTGTCGTGCGGGTCGGGGAGTTGCCCATCTACGCCGTGGACCCACTGGTGCGCCGAGCGGTGGCCCTGCAACAGACCCGGGACGCCGCCCCGGTGGTGCGCCTCGCCCCGGACGTCGCCTCCCGCGAGGGCCTGGCGACGGGGGCCTTCGCGCGAGTCTCCCAGGGCGCCGGGGAGGCGACCGTGCAGGTCGTCGTGGACGAGCGCGTGGCCGCCGGCTGTGCGGTGGTCCCCTCCGGGGTCGGGGTGACGGTGGGGCTGGGGCCGTTGTTCGGGCCCGTGCGGGTGGTCAGGGCCTGA
- the nuoH gene encoding NADH-quinone oxidoreductase subunit NuoH gives MLEGLPEVLVILAKVFAITLPLLGVVAYLTFAERKIIGYMQVRIGPNRVGPRGWLQPIADALKLLTKEIILPRASNRFLFLLAPTLAIAPALAAWAVVPFDDGMVLASVDAGILYVLAMSSVGVYGVILAGWAANSRYAFLGAMRSAAQMISYEIAMGFALVGVLMAAGSLNLEKIVLAQQGGVLSWFWLPLAPLFVVYFVAGVAETNRAPFDVAEGESELVAGFHVEYSGMGFAVFFLAEYANMVLIAALTAVMFLGGWLSPFEGLPAEVLRVPVLGTLLGPGLHWLAAKTSLFLLLFLWLRATFPRYRYDQIMRLGWKVFIPVSLLWIVVLGLAITTRAAPWLD, from the coding sequence ATGCTGGAGGGTCTGCCGGAGGTCCTGGTCATCCTGGCCAAGGTCTTCGCGATCACGCTGCCGCTCCTGGGCGTGGTGGCCTACCTGACCTTCGCCGAGCGCAAGATCATCGGCTACATGCAGGTCCGCATCGGCCCGAACCGGGTGGGTCCCCGCGGCTGGCTGCAGCCCATCGCCGACGCGCTGAAGCTCCTGACCAAGGAGATCATCCTGCCGAGGGCGTCCAACCGCTTTCTCTTCCTGCTGGCCCCGACGCTCGCGATCGCGCCGGCGCTCGCGGCCTGGGCGGTCGTCCCCTTCGACGACGGGATGGTGCTGGCCAGCGTGGATGCGGGGATTCTCTACGTGCTCGCGATGAGCTCGGTCGGGGTCTACGGGGTGATCCTGGCGGGCTGGGCGGCGAACTCGCGCTACGCGTTCCTCGGCGCCATGCGCTCGGCGGCGCAGATGATCTCCTACGAGATCGCGATGGGTTTCGCGCTCGTCGGGGTGTTGATGGCCGCGGGCAGCCTGAATCTGGAGAAGATCGTGCTGGCCCAGCAGGGCGGGGTGCTGAGCTGGTTCTGGCTGCCGCTGGCGCCGCTCTTCGTGGTGTACTTCGTGGCGGGGGTGGCCGAGACCAACCGGGCCCCCTTCGACGTGGCGGAGGGTGAGTCGGAGCTCGTCGCGGGCTTTCACGTCGAGTACTCCGGGATGGGTTTCGCCGTGTTCTTCCTCGCGGAGTACGCGAACATGGTGCTGATCGCGGCCCTGACGGCGGTGATGTTCCTCGGCGGCTGGCTGTCGCCGTTCGAGGGGTTGCCCGCCGAGGTGCTGCGAGTCCCCGTCCTCGGGACCTTGCTCGGTCCGGGCCTGCACTGGCTCGCGGCGAAGACCTCGCTCTTTCTGCTCCTCTTCCTGTGGCTGCGGGCGACCTTCCCGCGCTACCGTTACGACCAGATCATGCGGCTCGGCTGGAAGGTCTTCATCCCGGTCAGCCTCCTCTGGATCGTGGTTCTGGGCCTCGCGATCACGACTCGCGCGGCCCCCTGGCTCGACTGA
- the folP gene encoding dihydropteroate synthase codes for MGVLNVTPDSFSDGGRYARLPLALERAREMVAEGAAVIDVGGESTRPGAPPVGVEEELRRVLPVVEALAAELPVPISVDTGTPEVIRAAGAAGAGLVNDVRALRVPGALEAAAAAGVSVCLMHMQGEPGTMQASPRYDDVVGEVVRFLEERVAACEAQGIPRSRILLDPGFGFGKALEHNLRLLARLDRLAAVGLPVLVGMSRKSMIGALLDAPVHRRLYGGLAAAVVAVMRGARVVRTHDVRATVEALAVVSAVMDSG; via the coding sequence ATGGGGGTGCTGAACGTCACGCCCGACTCCTTCTCGGACGGGGGGCGCTACGCGCGCCTCCCGCTCGCGCTGGAGCGCGCCCGGGAGATGGTTGCCGAGGGGGCGGCGGTGATCGACGTGGGCGGGGAGTCCACGCGGCCCGGGGCCCCGCCCGTGGGCGTCGAGGAGGAGCTGCGCCGGGTGCTGCCCGTCGTCGAGGCCCTCGCTGCCGAGCTGCCGGTGCCCATCTCCGTCGACACCGGCACGCCCGAGGTCATCCGCGCGGCGGGCGCGGCCGGCGCGGGGCTCGTCAACGACGTGCGGGCGCTGCGGGTCCCCGGGGCCCTGGAGGCGGCAGCCGCCGCCGGTGTGTCCGTCTGCCTGATGCACATGCAGGGGGAGCCGGGCACGATGCAGGCGAGCCCCCGATACGACGACGTGGTCGGCGAGGTCGTGCGCTTCCTCGAGGAGCGGGTGGCCGCCTGCGAGGCTCAGGGGATCCCACGCTCGCGGATCCTGCTCGACCCCGGTTTCGGGTTCGGCAAGGCCCTCGAGCACAACCTTCGACTGCTCGCCCGGCTGGACCGGCTCGCCGCCGTGGGCCTGCCGGTGCTGGTGGGGATGTCCCGCAAGTCCATGATCGGGGCGCTCCTCGACGCGCCGGTGCACCGCAGGCTCTACGGTGGGCTAGCCGCGGCCGTGGTGGCGGTGATGCGCGGGGCCCGCGTGGTGCGCACCCACGACGTGCGGGCCACCGTCGAGGCGCTGGCCGTCGTGAGTGCAGTGATGGATTCGGGCTGA
- the nuoF gene encoding NADH-quinone oxidoreductase subunit NuoF, which yields MANQVCFLTLGHERPWSIDTYRSLGGYQAWEQVLKGRLPPELIIEEVKKSGLRGRGGAGFPTGLKWSFMPRQSPGQKYLVCNSDESEPGTCKDRDILRFNPHAVVEGMAIAAYAIGATVGYNYLRGEFLDEPFRRFEGAVQEAYAAGYLGKGILGTAVDFDLYATLGAGAYVCGEETALLESLEGKKGQPRFKPPFPANVGLYGRPTTINNTESLASVPVILRKGGEWFASLGTASAGGEKVFSISGHVERPGNFEVPLGIPFRELLAVAGGVLGGRRLKAVIPGGSSVPVVPGEVMLDLRMDHESISRAGSMLGSGAVIVMDETTDMVKVLHRISRFYCAESCGQCTPCREGTGWMHRILTRVLAGQGQLEDLDRLEQVASRVMGHTICALGDAASMPVMSFLKHFRGEFEHYVRYGRSPVAGAPERVA from the coding sequence ATGGCGAATCAGGTCTGCTTCCTCACCCTGGGCCACGAGCGGCCCTGGTCGATCGACACCTACCGCAGCCTGGGCGGGTACCAGGCCTGGGAGCAGGTGCTGAAGGGGCGCCTGCCCCCGGAATTGATCATCGAAGAGGTCAAGAAGTCGGGCCTGCGGGGGCGGGGTGGCGCGGGCTTCCCGACGGGGCTGAAGTGGAGCTTCATGCCTCGTCAGTCCCCGGGCCAGAAGTACCTCGTCTGCAACTCCGATGAGTCCGAGCCCGGCACCTGCAAGGACCGGGACATCCTGCGCTTCAACCCGCACGCGGTGGTCGAGGGTATGGCGATCGCCGCCTATGCCATCGGTGCCACGGTGGGTTACAACTACCTGCGCGGGGAATTCCTCGACGAGCCCTTCCGGCGCTTCGAGGGGGCCGTGCAGGAGGCCTACGCGGCGGGCTACCTGGGCAAGGGGATCCTGGGCACGGCGGTGGACTTCGACCTCTACGCCACGCTCGGTGCGGGCGCGTACGTCTGCGGCGAGGAGACGGCGCTGCTCGAGTCCCTGGAGGGGAAGAAGGGCCAGCCGCGCTTCAAGCCGCCGTTCCCCGCGAACGTGGGTCTCTACGGCCGGCCGACGACCATCAACAACACCGAGTCGCTCGCCTCGGTCCCGGTGATCCTGCGCAAGGGGGGCGAGTGGTTCGCGTCCCTCGGAACGGCGAGCGCCGGTGGCGAGAAGGTCTTCTCGATCTCCGGACACGTGGAGCGTCCGGGGAACTTCGAGGTCCCGCTCGGCATCCCCTTCCGGGAGCTGCTCGCGGTGGCGGGCGGTGTGCTGGGGGGGCGGCGCCTGAAGGCGGTGATTCCGGGCGGATCTTCCGTGCCAGTGGTGCCCGGCGAGGTGATGCTGGACCTGCGCATGGACCACGAGTCCATTTCGCGCGCGGGGTCCATGCTGGGCTCCGGCGCGGTCATCGTCATGGACGAGACGACGGACATGGTGAAGGTCCTGCACCGCATCTCGCGGTTCTACTGTGCGGAGTCGTGCGGTCAGTGCACACCCTGCCGCGAGGGCACTGGCTGGATGCACCGCATCCTGACCCGGGTCCTCGCGGGGCAGGGGCAGCTCGAAGACCTGGACCGGCTCGAGCAGGTTGCCTCCCGGGTGATGGGACACACCATCTGCGCCCTCGGTGACGCGGCCTCGATGCCGGTGATGAGCTTCCTCAAGCACTTCCGGGGGGAGTTCGAGCACTACGTGCGCTACGGCCGCAGCCCCGTCGCGGGGGCGCCGGAGCGGGTGGCCTGA
- the secG gene encoding preprotein translocase subunit SecG, with product MYAALLVLQLLFGLAVTGLILLQHGKGADVGAAFGAGASGTLFGARGSASFLSRATAGLALAFFLNSMLLAYLASHTVEPASVVERVGAPAPAGAVEPALPAPAPAEPAQPADVPQVPLSGG from the coding sequence ATGTACGCGGCGTTGCTGGTCCTGCAACTTCTCTTCGGCCTCGCCGTGACGGGCCTCATCTTGCTTCAGCACGGCAAGGGGGCGGACGTGGGGGCGGCCTTCGGCGCGGGGGCGTCGGGTACCCTCTTCGGCGCCCGGGGCTCTGCGTCCTTCCTGTCGCGGGCGACGGCGGGGCTGGCCCTTGCCTTCTTCCTGAACAGCATGTTGCTCGCCTACCTCGCGAGCCACACGGTGGAGCCTGCGAGCGTAGTCGAGCGGGTGGGCGCACCGGCCCCGGCGGGGGCCGTCGAGCCGGCTCTGCCGGCCCCGGCGCCGGCAGAGCCCGCGCAACCGGCGGACGTACCCCAGGTCCCGCTGAGCGGAGGTTGA